From Streptomyces griseorubiginosus, one genomic window encodes:
- a CDS encoding DUF3558 domain-containing protein, producing MQRRAERDQVVQRAKRLHRVLVCAAAVPVMLIAAGCSSDSGSGGDSGSGSGSNSGKGADSGASASASAAPTVQAAAYNSLPDACGTLSKKTLKALAPEASKGKKGTSEAGTRGSCSWSSLDNNGVKGSQFRWLNVSLLRFESDTSRGTGEAQAAKYYEQQIQDAQSVAGAKNTKSQAVGGTGDAATLVRYDLKKKEGAFKQQTVVTRVENVVVTVDYNGAGLAGDKTPSADELGKLAERAAKETVAAVSAANGEGAANPAPTGSASKDPSRAPSKSASPSASPSKSASKSASPSKSAAKTS from the coding sequence ATGCAGCGACGAGCAGAGCGTGACCAGGTTGTTCAGCGAGCGAAGCGTCTTCACCGCGTCCTTGTCTGCGCGGCCGCAGTCCCGGTGATGCTGATCGCCGCCGGCTGCTCCTCCGACTCCGGCTCCGGCGGTGACAGCGGCAGCGGCAGCGGTTCGAACAGCGGCAAGGGCGCGGACAGCGGCGCCTCGGCGTCGGCTTCGGCGGCGCCCACGGTGCAGGCTGCGGCGTACAACTCGCTTCCCGACGCGTGCGGGACGCTGTCGAAGAAGACCTTGAAGGCACTGGCCCCGGAGGCCTCGAAGGGCAAGAAGGGCACGTCGGAGGCGGGCACGCGGGGCAGTTGCTCCTGGAGCAGCCTCGACAACAACGGGGTGAAGGGCTCCCAGTTCCGCTGGCTGAACGTGTCGCTGCTGCGCTTCGAGTCGGACACCTCGCGCGGTACGGGTGAGGCGCAGGCGGCGAAGTACTACGAGCAGCAGATCCAGGACGCCCAGTCGGTGGCCGGTGCGAAGAACACCAAGTCGCAGGCGGTGGGCGGGACGGGTGACGCGGCGACGCTGGTGCGCTACGACCTGAAGAAGAAGGAAGGCGCCTTCAAGCAGCAGACGGTGGTCACGCGCGTGGAGAACGTCGTGGTGACCGTCGACTACAACGGCGCGGGTCTGGCCGGCGACAAGACGCCGAGCGCGGACGAGCTCGGCAAGCTCGCGGAGCGGGCGGCGAAGGAGACGGTGGCCGCGGTGTCGGCGGCGAACGGCGAGGGAGCGGCGAACCCGGCTCCGACCGGTTCGGCGTCCAAGGACCCGTCCAGGGCCCCGTCGAAGTCGGCCTCCCCGTCCGCTTCCCCGTCGAAGTCGGCCTCGAAGTCGGCATCTCCGTCCAAGTCGGCCGCGAAGACGAGCTGA
- a CDS encoding DUF2637 domain-containing protein: MQLTRMHRVLIGVVVFGAVIIAGIGFAGSYAAVRELAIKKGFGNFSYVFPIGIDAGICVLLALDLLLTWIRIPFPLLRQTAWLLTAATIAFNGAAAWPDPLGVGMHAVIPVLFVVSVEAARHAVGRIADITADKHMEGVRLTRWLLSPVPTFLLWRRMKLWELRSYEQVIKLEQERLVYRARLHSRFGRAWRRKAPVESLMPLRLARYGVPLAETAPAGLAAAGIEPVLLPPAPEHAELPAAAPVVAADSRPAVAAPVPQQAAPEPEPEPDQSPWFETPKQVEYQGGYNPDYDPAEQYNRWYEEQLEAEQYELQQIQYEEPVQEPSMEETGSFPVPVANGRTRELGEGGGSPEPTEDDFYQVFKKAIDGSYPSPGQLRGDVEATHGVVLSQRDAERMVNRFTNRHTAELQEDHIA; the protein is encoded by the coding sequence ATGCAGCTGACTCGAATGCACCGCGTGCTCATAGGCGTGGTCGTGTTCGGCGCCGTGATCATCGCCGGCATCGGCTTCGCGGGGTCGTACGCGGCCGTCCGTGAGCTCGCCATCAAAAAGGGCTTCGGGAACTTCAGTTACGTCTTCCCGATCGGCATCGACGCGGGCATCTGTGTCCTGCTGGCCCTGGATCTGCTCCTCACGTGGATCCGTATCCCCTTCCCCCTCCTGCGTCAGACGGCCTGGCTGCTGACGGCCGCCACGATCGCCTTCAACGGCGCGGCGGCCTGGCCGGACCCGCTGGGCGTGGGCATGCACGCGGTGATCCCGGTGCTGTTCGTGGTCTCGGTGGAGGCGGCCCGGCACGCGGTGGGCCGTATCGCCGACATCACGGCGGACAAGCACATGGAGGGGGTCCGCCTGACCCGGTGGCTCCTCTCCCCCGTCCCGACGTTCCTGCTGTGGCGCCGTATGAAGCTGTGGGAGCTGCGCTCCTACGAGCAGGTCATCAAGCTGGAGCAGGAACGTCTCGTCTACCGGGCGCGTCTCCACTCCCGCTTCGGCCGGGCATGGCGCCGCAAGGCCCCGGTGGAGTCCCTGATGCCGCTGCGGCTGGCCCGCTACGGCGTCCCGCTGGCGGAGACGGCCCCGGCGGGCCTGGCGGCGGCGGGTATCGAGCCGGTGCTGCTGCCTCCGGCTCCGGAGCACGCCGAACTCCCGGCCGCCGCGCCGGTCGTAGCCGCGGACAGCCGTCCGGCCGTGGCGGCTCCCGTCCCGCAGCAGGCCGCTCCGGAGCCCGAGCCGGAACCGGACCAGAGCCCGTGGTTCGAGACCCCCAAGCAGGTCGAGTACCAGGGCGGCTACAACCCCGACTACGACCCCGCCGAGCAGTACAACCGCTGGTACGAGGAACAACTCGAGGCAGAGCAGTACGAGTTGCAGCAGATCCAGTACGAGGAGCCTGTGCAGGAGCCGTCGATGGAGGAGACCGGCAGTTTCCCCGTCCCGGTGGCCAACGGCCGCACCCGCGAGCTGGGCGAGGGCGGCGGCTCCCCGGAGCCGACGGAGGACGACTTCTACCAGGTCTTCAAGAAGGCGATAGACGGCAGCTACCCTTCCCCCGGCCAGCTCAGGGGTGACGTGGAGGCGACGCACGGCGTGGTGCTCTCGCAGCGCGACGCCGAGCGCATGGTCAACCGCTTCACGAACCGCCACACGGCGGAGCTCCAGGAAGACCACATCGCATAA